The proteins below are encoded in one region of Halocatena salina:
- a CDS encoding riboflavin synthase, with translation MFTGIVEETGTVVEVDATDEGRRLRVEGSFAEELTAGQSIAINGCCLTVEDHDADSFELFLSAETIERTYFDQIDRGDRVNLERALAANDRFDGHIVQGHVDATATVTAIESVGDDWTFEFSIPDSLEQYVVEKGSVAIDGISLTVATHESDGEDTDATFTTAIIPTTYELTTLSEKVVGDPVHIEVDVLAKYTERLLAHDNAEPTAGERTEHSPIPH, from the coding sequence ATGTTCACAGGGATCGTCGAGGAAACGGGGACCGTCGTCGAGGTCGATGCCACTGATGAGGGTCGTCGGCTTCGCGTCGAAGGGTCGTTCGCTGAGGAACTCACAGCTGGCCAGAGCATCGCAATCAACGGCTGCTGTCTCACGGTCGAAGACCACGACGCCGACAGTTTCGAGCTGTTTCTCTCCGCAGAGACGATCGAACGAACGTATTTCGACCAGATCGATCGTGGCGATCGCGTGAACCTCGAACGCGCGCTTGCTGCTAACGATCGGTTCGACGGCCACATCGTGCAAGGGCACGTCGATGCCACAGCGACGGTCACAGCCATCGAATCCGTCGGCGACGACTGGACGTTCGAGTTCTCGATTCCCGACAGTCTCGAGCAGTACGTCGTCGAAAAGGGATCGGTCGCTATCGACGGGATCTCGCTCACAGTGGCCACTCACGAGTCGGACGGCGAAGACACCGACGCGACGTTCACCACGGCGATCATCCCGACGACGTATGAACTAACAACGCTCTCTGAGAAGGTGGTGGGCGATCCGGTCCACATCGAAGTCGACGTACTCGCCAAATACACCGAGCGACTGTTGGCTCACGACAACGCCGAGCCGACGGCCGGCGAGCGGACCGAGCACAGCCCCATTCCCCACTGA
- a CDS encoding DUF402 domain-containing protein has translation MTTVRVRGIYATALTRLLSEMEEYEIVQPSEPIEARFPASFADTPATVTIETTDDRLGVGVDSTADASGQDVTNAIADRGIDALSWSDPVPPEAVFDGRVIDTTTNGAVVDLGASEGYLPFTNTNDHVERGDQLRVQVATAVPPWTDDRPILRCDTAVSNGFARLVRGETTSASNTIDITELLSTEPREGWTVRWSDRASDSSFDALTEALEALNERAARIDHALEDAVGDPRRRVTPRSTAWVWFGRETRFALDEHRRSVTSTMDGHHRIKAGANAASAAVDFTEAVCEPTGSFPFDVTIRQFGPHVGDRIALRHGKPDGRCFDLGPGKVTDHTDETITIERRMSPGGTYDALGIERRAGDTAVTKLTEGRWWYPTVYRSAEDKRRGTYVNVCTPVELFPESARYVDLHVDVVKHADGTVERVDDDELDAACDRGDVPDVLAERARTVATSIQRALSE, from the coding sequence ATGACTACCGTTCGTGTCCGAGGGATCTACGCGACGGCGTTGACACGGCTGCTCTCGGAGATGGAGGAGTACGAGATCGTACAGCCCTCCGAGCCGATCGAAGCGCGCTTTCCGGCATCGTTTGCTGACACGCCAGCAACCGTCACGATCGAGACGACCGACGACCGGCTGGGTGTGGGCGTCGACAGCACTGCGGACGCATCCGGACAGGACGTCACGAACGCCATCGCCGATAGGGGAATCGATGCGTTGTCGTGGAGCGACCCCGTTCCCCCGGAAGCGGTGTTCGACGGTCGCGTGATAGACACCACCACCAACGGCGCAGTCGTGGATCTCGGCGCGAGTGAGGGGTACCTGCCGTTTACCAACACGAACGACCACGTCGAGCGCGGTGATCAGCTCCGCGTACAGGTGGCGACAGCCGTTCCGCCGTGGACTGACGACCGACCCATACTCCGGTGTGATACCGCCGTGTCGAACGGGTTCGCTCGTCTCGTCCGCGGTGAAACCACGTCTGCTTCGAACACGATCGACATCACAGAGCTGCTCTCGACGGAGCCACGTGAGGGGTGGACAGTTCGGTGGAGCGACCGCGCGAGTGATTCAAGCTTCGACGCGCTAACAGAGGCGCTTGAAGCCCTCAATGAGCGGGCCGCTCGCATCGATCACGCGCTCGAAGACGCTGTGGGTGATCCACGACGAAGGGTCACGCCGCGGTCGACGGCATGGGTGTGGTTCGGACGGGAAACCCGTTTTGCCCTCGATGAACATCGTCGATCGGTGACGTCTACGATGGACGGCCACCACCGAATCAAAGCCGGCGCTAACGCCGCCAGTGCGGCCGTCGACTTCACCGAAGCGGTCTGTGAACCGACTGGCTCGTTTCCGTTCGATGTGACAATCCGTCAGTTCGGTCCCCACGTCGGTGATCGGATCGCGCTTCGTCACGGCAAGCCCGATGGCCGGTGTTTCGATCTTGGTCCGGGGAAGGTCACGGATCACACCGACGAGACGATCACGATCGAGCGACGGATGTCTCCCGGTGGCACGTACGACGCACTCGGCATCGAACGACGGGCGGGTGACACCGCCGTCACGAAACTCACGGAGGGGCGCTGGTGGTATCCAACCGTCTACCGCAGCGCGGAGGACAAGCGACGAGGCACGTACGTCAACGTCTGTACGCCCGTGGAACTGTTCCCCGAATCGGCACGCTACGTCGACCTCCATGTAGATGTCGTCAAACACGCTGATGGCACCGTCGAACGCGTCGACGACGACGAACTCGACGCGGCCTGTGATCGGGGAGACGTTCCCGACGTGCTCGCAGAGCGTGCCCGAACCGTAGCGACCTCGATCCAGCGGGCGCTCTCGGAGTGA
- a CDS encoding sister chromatid cohesion protein PDS5 — MAESTDVERAVNSLEDGTEEEQLRALRLLLDHAEDQPSDLVPHLDLICSFAEDEDENVQSNVAGILATVAGHDPSAVIPYSSVVSTLLTSDDPLVLAFATAAARRTTPESPAALSEDVDRLIELLTYEEDWEIDQARNTRLRAVSALGDLSEADRDLAIRIDEPLADRLNDPDHKVRTATVITLTQIGLAHPRAVSTALDRLPTQLDDPETRRPTISAYIQFRHEQPTAIVRPSVVASALREAAEQADLDDGELQAVREACQYIEEKLVDGN, encoded by the coding sequence ATGGCAGAATCAACTGATGTCGAGAGAGCAGTCAACTCTCTTGAGGATGGGACCGAGGAGGAGCAACTCAGAGCACTACGACTCCTCCTCGACCATGCAGAAGATCAGCCAAGCGATCTTGTCCCGCATCTAGATCTCATCTGTTCATTCGCCGAAGATGAGGATGAGAACGTCCAGTCTAATGTCGCAGGGATCCTTGCAACCGTTGCTGGTCACGATCCCAGTGCTGTCATACCCTATAGTTCCGTTGTGAGTACGCTGCTCACGAGCGATGATCCGCTCGTACTCGCGTTTGCTACTGCGGCGGCAAGACGAACCACCCCAGAATCGCCCGCCGCACTATCTGAGGATGTCGATAGACTCATCGAACTATTGACTTACGAAGAAGACTGGGAGATCGATCAAGCACGGAATACGCGATTGAGAGCGGTTTCAGCACTCGGAGATCTTAGCGAAGCTGATCGTGATCTTGCTATTCGAATTGACGAACCACTCGCAGACAGACTCAATGACCCAGATCACAAGGTTCGAACCGCCACAGTAATCACGCTTACTCAGATTGGACTGGCTCACCCAAGGGCCGTCTCAACGGCACTTGATCGCCTTCCAACCCAACTAGACGATCCCGAAACTCGTCGGCCCACTATCAGCGCGTATATTCAGTTCCGCCATGAGCAACCGACCGCGATTGTTCGGCCAAGTGTAGTTGCCTCAGCACTCAGAGAAGCTGCCGAACAAGCTGATCTGGATGATGGAGAACTACAGGCAGTGAGAGAAGCGTGCCAATATATTGAAGAAAAGCTAGTAGACGGAAACTAA
- a CDS encoding HAD family hydrolase, with protein MSTSGVSYDTVVFDSDGVLVEPPTRETQLGATRAAFREMGVEDVDHEHLMDIVNGVTSDRLSALCAGYDLEPAEFWAVRERHDERSQFEAFRAGDRTCYDDIDVVLELSQRCGVVSNNHHSTIEFVLSFFGLQSAFDTYYGRPKTIESLALKKPNPHYLERALAELEAENDSALYVGDRETDIVAAERAGIDSAFVRRSHCRGVELAAAPTHEIADLSEIEPLISG; from the coding sequence CTGAGTACGAGCGGTGTGAGCTACGATACAGTGGTGTTCGACAGCGACGGCGTGTTGGTCGAACCCCCCACCCGTGAGACCCAATTGGGGGCCACACGGGCCGCATTCCGTGAGATGGGTGTCGAGGATGTCGATCATGAGCACCTCATGGACATCGTGAATGGTGTGACGAGTGATCGGTTGTCTGCACTTTGTGCCGGTTACGATCTGGAGCCAGCCGAGTTCTGGGCAGTTCGTGAGCGCCACGACGAACGCTCGCAGTTCGAGGCGTTCAGGGCAGGGGATCGAACGTGTTACGACGATATCGATGTCGTCTTGGAACTCTCCCAGCGCTGTGGCGTGGTGAGCAACAACCACCACAGCACGATCGAGTTCGTGCTTTCGTTTTTCGGGTTGCAGTCGGCGTTCGACACGTACTACGGTCGGCCGAAAACGATCGAAAGCCTCGCGTTGAAGAAACCGAATCCGCACTACCTCGAACGCGCACTCGCAGAACTGGAAGCCGAAAACGATTCGGCGCTGTACGTTGGTGATCGCGAGACGGACATCGTCGCCGCCGAGCGGGCGGGCATCGACTCGGCGTTCGTCCGCCGATCCCACTGCCGCGGCGTTGAGCTTGCGGCCGCGCCGACGCACGAGATCGCGGATCTCTCCGAGATCGAACCGCTCATCAGCGGCTGA
- a CDS encoding DUF7532 family protein has product MHFDQRTQAALRAVGLSMDEIQEASEHVVTATRETAAEITAFFDTDTVYSEMDRAHSSGGIQEHTVEYVDCYTHAADIRGYLRFENWGVPIEGGRVLDDGSVELTLGPTVHDRVRFVDDSEQL; this is encoded by the coding sequence ATGCACTTCGACCAACGAACGCAAGCCGCGCTCCGCGCGGTGGGGTTGTCGATGGACGAGATCCAAGAAGCATCGGAACACGTCGTCACCGCCACGCGCGAGACGGCAGCGGAGATAACGGCGTTTTTCGATACGGATACCGTGTACTCGGAGATGGATCGCGCCCACAGCAGCGGAGGCATCCAGGAGCACACGGTCGAATACGTCGACTGCTACACCCACGCGGCCGACATCCGTGGGTATCTCCGGTTCGAGAACTGGGGCGTGCCGATCGAAGGCGGCCGCGTGCTCGATGACGGTTCGGTCGAGCTCACGCTTGGTCCAACGGTACACGACCGCGTTCGGTTCGTCGACGACTCCGAGCAACTATGA
- a CDS encoding ABC transporter permease subunit — MSWLVVAKRRLLDPYRSRYLWVVLGVTVLLFGGGVYMVTRAGLVSMLLGLGALFVPLLSIVGNYRTIAEPHQTGSLRVVLSYPHSRRDVVVGTVVGRSLFTVGVVSVGYLVAGAVALFTLDAYSVVLTLVVWFAAVLLGVSLTVLAVGVSAASRTVNRAAIASFTFVLLFFGGWDLLLRGIRYVRNGFSMPQPPQPAWVDVFVALNPMRAFSHLVQRLHPTETLLFESGVHTTAWFGILVLVCWAFVSVTIGGWLFERRDL, encoded by the coding sequence ATGAGTTGGCTGGTCGTCGCCAAGCGACGGCTACTCGATCCCTACCGGTCGCGGTATCTGTGGGTGGTGCTCGGCGTGACTGTACTGCTGTTCGGGGGCGGCGTCTACATGGTTACGAGGGCTGGCTTGGTCTCGATGCTTCTCGGTTTGGGTGCGTTGTTCGTCCCACTGCTGTCGATCGTTGGCAACTACCGGACGATCGCGGAACCACACCAAACCGGGAGCCTCCGAGTGGTGCTTTCTTATCCACATTCGCGTCGGGATGTCGTGGTCGGTACGGTGGTCGGGCGGAGTCTCTTCACGGTGGGCGTCGTTTCGGTCGGCTATCTCGTTGCTGGTGCGGTCGCGTTGTTCACGCTTGACGCATACAGTGTCGTACTAACCCTTGTGGTGTGGTTCGCTGCCGTGCTGTTGGGTGTCAGTCTGACGGTGTTGGCCGTCGGCGTCTCCGCGGCGTCTCGAACCGTGAACCGCGCTGCGATCGCCTCGTTCACGTTCGTGTTGCTGTTTTTCGGTGGGTGGGATCTGCTTTTGCGTGGGATCCGCTACGTGCGCAACGGGTTTTCGATGCCCCAACCACCTCAACCGGCGTGGGTCGACGTGTTCGTGGCGCTGAATCCCATGCGGGCGTTCAGTCACCTCGTCCAGCGTCTGCACCCGACGGAGACGCTGCTGTTTGAATCCGGCGTTCACACGACCGCGTGGTTCGGGATCCTCGTTCTCGTGTGCTGGGCGTTCGTGTCCGTGACGATCGGGGGCTGGCTGTTCGAACGGCGTGATTTATAA